A region from the Methylocystis iwaonis genome encodes:
- a CDS encoding PilZ domain-containing protein yields MAAIQPELNYLYDLRENRRFQRVPVTLFGRYMLESRREYPCQTVEMSPGDMTLFAPVKAEIGEKVVVYLDEIGRFAGVGTRQTNSGFVLTMNLPPMKRDKLADQLTWFANRHAISLLEDRRHDRIVPLMPRTLLRLPDGQEIIAKIKDISLSGVGIETESRPPLGTSVIIGSTPAKIVRHFEGGIGAEFDKPFNPGDIDEATRL; encoded by the coding sequence ATGGCCGCAATTCAACCCGAACTCAATTATCTTTATGATTTGCGGGAGAACCGGCGCTTTCAGCGGGTTCCCGTCACTTTGTTCGGCCGCTACATGCTCGAATCCCGGCGCGAATATCCGTGCCAGACCGTCGAGATGTCGCCCGGCGACATGACCTTGTTCGCGCCCGTCAAGGCGGAGATCGGTGAGAAGGTCGTGGTCTATCTCGATGAGATCGGCCGTTTTGCCGGCGTCGGGACGCGGCAAACCAACTCCGGTTTCGTCCTGACGATGAACCTGCCGCCGATGAAGCGGGACAAGCTCGCGGACCAATTGACTTGGTTCGCTAATCGTCATGCGATCAGTCTTCTGGAAGACCGCCGCCACGACCGCATTGTGCCGCTGATGCCGCGCACGCTGCTGCGCCTGCCGGACGGTCAGGAAATCATCGCCAAGATCAAGGATATCTCGCTCTCGGGCGTCGGCATCGAAACCGAGTCGCGCCCGCCGCTCGGCACGAGCGTCATTATCGGCTCGACGCCTGCGAAAATCGTGCGGCATTTCGAGGGGGGCATCGGCGCCGAGTTCGACAAGCCTTTCAATCCCGGCGACATCGACGAAGCGACGCGCCTTTAG
- a CDS encoding PAS domain-containing protein yields the protein MRHQVSKDLFAYWRELKGARSAPDRSDIDPGKIRHILADTFIIEVDADRAFPLRLSGTRVNALWLREQKGGSFLDLWSADDRQSISAALTTVIDGVAPVVAGVKTRAENDARLELELLLLPLRYFGKTHARVLGALSPVYQPDWLGYLSAGPLELISMRVIGAPSVRSGVPFRRSEPMENARPRLVVYDGVNRDVDIRF from the coding sequence ATGAGACATCAGGTCAGCAAGGATTTATTCGCCTATTGGCGCGAACTCAAAGGCGCGCGTTCGGCGCCCGACCGGTCGGACATCGACCCGGGCAAGATCCGCCATATTCTGGCTGACACCTTCATCATAGAAGTCGATGCGGACCGCGCCTTTCCGTTGCGTCTCTCGGGCACGCGGGTCAACGCCCTCTGGCTTCGAGAACAGAAGGGCGGCTCCTTTCTCGATCTATGGAGCGCCGACGACCGCCAAAGCATATCTGCGGCGCTTACCACGGTGATCGACGGCGTGGCGCCCGTGGTGGCGGGCGTGAAGACGCGGGCGGAGAACGACGCGCGCCTTGAGCTCGAGCTGCTCCTGCTGCCGCTGCGATACTTCGGGAAAACGCATGCGCGCGTGCTCGGCGCGCTTTCCCCGGTCTATCAGCCCGACTGGCTCGGTTACCTTTCGGCGGGCCCGCTCGAATTGATCTCCATGCGCGTGATCGGCGCGCCGTCTGTCCGCTCGGGCGTCCCATTTCGCAGATCCGAGCCGATGGAAAACGCGCGCCCGCGCCTCGTGGTTTACGATGGCGTGAACCGCGATGTTGATATTCGATTTTAA
- a CDS encoding rhomboid family intramembrane serine protease: protein MDLLIPIKSSRCEDDLAIPSNRMINLPGVITALLGTMAAIEFVAAVAPRDVVYSLYEAFAFIPLRLSFLLAPKSVLAALGQGEALDPVVREQIVAALSGGPTVYITPLSYAFLHGGWTHLLINALTLAAFGAPVARRFGAALFLSFFAACAVAGAATHFALHSMDAAPVVGASAAISGTMAAVVRFAFAPGARLGEDGDGREARTASLRRLASNRQAMVFLIVWFAANALLGAFPQAAGSSEPIAWEAHMGGFLFGLLTFGAFDHWARRFGARPRRGG from the coding sequence GTGGATCTCTTGATTCCGATCAAGTCGAGCAGATGCGAGGATGATTTGGCGATCCCCAGCAACCGGATGATCAATCTGCCAGGCGTGATTACCGCGCTTCTGGGGACGATGGCGGCGATCGAATTTGTCGCGGCCGTCGCGCCGAGAGACGTCGTCTATTCTCTCTACGAGGCCTTCGCCTTCATCCCTCTGCGGTTGAGCTTCCTTCTGGCGCCCAAATCCGTGCTCGCTGCGCTGGGTCAGGGCGAAGCGCTCGATCCCGTTGTTCGGGAACAGATCGTGGCGGCGTTGAGCGGGGGGCCGACGGTTTATATCACCCCGCTCTCCTACGCTTTTCTCCACGGCGGCTGGACTCACCTTCTCATCAACGCCCTGACGCTCGCGGCCTTCGGCGCGCCGGTGGCCCGGCGGTTCGGGGCGGCGCTCTTTCTGTCGTTCTTCGCCGCCTGCGCGGTGGCCGGCGCGGCGACGCATTTCGCGCTGCATTCTATGGACGCTGCGCCTGTCGTCGGCGCCTCAGCCGCGATTTCTGGAACCATGGCGGCAGTCGTGCGTTTCGCTTTCGCCCCCGGCGCGCGGCTGGGAGAGGATGGCGACGGGAGAGAAGCGCGAACCGCATCATTGAGGCGGCTGGCGAGTAACAGACAGGCGATGGTTTTTCTCATCGTCTGGTTCGCAGCCAACGCCCTGCTTGGCGCCTTCCCACAGGCGGCGGGGTCCTCCGAACCCATCGCGTGGGAAGCGCACATGGGGGGCTTCCTGTTCGGGCTGTTGACCTTCGGAGCCTTCGATCATTGGGCGCGGCGCTTCGGAGCGAGGCCTCGAAGAGGCGGGTAG
- a CDS encoding CBS domain-containing protein, translating into MTVATILSEKGRHVVTSPPSLTMREVAQELMRHGIGALVIVDGAGAVIGLISERDLVSAIATFGAEALEAPVERHMQSNPVTALENDTVDSTMQTMTLERRRHLPVLREGLLSGLVSIGDVVKYRIRVIEEEHRSMREYIAQA; encoded by the coding sequence ATGACCGTCGCCACGATACTTTCTGAAAAAGGCCGCCACGTCGTCACCTCCCCTCCCAGTCTGACGATGCGGGAGGTCGCGCAGGAGCTGATGCGCCACGGCATCGGCGCGCTGGTCATCGTCGACGGCGCCGGCGCGGTGATCGGTCTCATTTCGGAACGCGATCTCGTCTCGGCGATCGCAACCTTCGGCGCCGAGGCGCTGGAGGCGCCCGTCGAGCGCCATATGCAGTCCAATCCGGTGACGGCGCTCGAGAATGACACGGTCGACTCCACCATGCAGACCATGACGCTGGAGCGCCGGCGTCACCTGCCGGTGCTGCGTGAAGGCCTCCTGAGCGGCCTCGTCTCGATCGGCGACGTGGTGAAATACCGTATCCGGGTGATCGAGGAGGAGCACCGCTCCATGCGCGAATATATCGCGCAGGCGTGA
- a CDS encoding patatin family protein — translation MLSLLRRTDTVTSEAQDAMSAGDSNTGATTPAVIDDLEQSRARRRGQPLIGLALGAGAARGWSHIGVLRELAEQGIHPDIIAGTSIGAVVGGCYAAGRLDAIETFARSLTRRRVFTLMDLSFSGASLITGERLKAALEQELDSFTIEELPIPFAAVATEVGTGHEVWLQQGALAHAIRASYALPGIFEPVRVGDRWLFDGALVNPVPVTVCRALGAEFVIAVNVTADTMYRARVIHDSASAKKAAEEGPFGEKSDFSFVDRILPRYFDRQRGDAPNVATAMIDAFNIIQDRILRSRLAGDPPDATITARMEDIGMFDFHKADQLINVGRSAAKRALPNIFAHIPIPGATA, via the coding sequence ATGCTATCGTTGCTACGACGCACGGATACCGTCACCAGCGAAGCGCAGGACGCGATGAGCGCAGGAGACTCCAATACCGGGGCGACGACGCCCGCCGTCATCGACGACCTCGAGCAATCGCGCGCCCGGCGGCGGGGTCAGCCGCTGATCGGCCTCGCTTTGGGCGCCGGCGCGGCGCGGGGCTGGTCGCATATCGGCGTGCTGCGGGAGCTCGCGGAGCAGGGCATTCACCCGGACATCATCGCCGGCACCTCGATCGGCGCCGTTGTCGGCGGCTGCTACGCGGCCGGCAGGCTCGACGCGATCGAGACTTTCGCACGGTCGCTGACGCGGCGGCGCGTCTTCACGCTGATGGATCTCTCTTTCTCTGGCGCCAGCTTGATCACCGGCGAAAGGCTCAAGGCGGCGCTGGAGCAGGAGCTCGATAGTTTCACCATCGAGGAGCTCCCCATTCCCTTCGCCGCCGTGGCGACCGAGGTCGGCACGGGCCATGAGGTCTGGCTCCAGCAGGGGGCGCTCGCTCATGCGATTCGCGCTTCCTACGCGCTTCCGGGCATATTTGAGCCGGTGCGCGTCGGGGATCGCTGGCTTTTCGACGGCGCTTTGGTCAATCCGGTGCCGGTGACGGTGTGCCGCGCGCTCGGCGCGGAATTCGTGATTGCGGTCAATGTGACGGCCGACACGATGTATCGCGCCCGCGTCATCCACGATTCCGCGTCGGCGAAAAAGGCGGCGGAGGAGGGGCCCTTCGGCGAGAAGTCCGACTTCTCCTTTGTCGACCGCATTTTGCCGCGTTATTTCGATCGCCAGCGCGGCGATGCGCCCAATGTCGCGACGGCGATGATCGACGCCTTCAATATCATCCAGGACCGCATTCTACGCTCTCGCCTCGCGGGCGACCCGCCGGACGCGACCATCACGGCGCGGATGGAAGACATCGGCATGTTCGATTTCCACAAGGCGGATCAGCTCATCAATGTCGGCCGCTCCGCCGCCAAGCGCGCGCTGCCCAATATTTTCGCGCATATCCCGATCCCCGGCGCGACCGCCTGA
- a CDS encoding DUF2190 family protein, whose protein sequence is MVPAPEGGVKRGELVIIGKLCGVATDAAEPGQEVEILVEGCFDFPKDGGAIALGAAVYWDAIARKATPLAQGGPRVGVAIGAAPPEAEIVRVRLDGFIA, encoded by the coding sequence ATGGTCCCGGCGCCCGAGGGCGGCGTGAAACGCGGCGAGCTTGTCATCATCGGCAAGCTTTGCGGCGTCGCGACGGATGCGGCGGAGCCGGGGCAGGAAGTCGAAATCCTCGTCGAGGGGTGCTTCGACTTTCCGAAGGACGGCGGAGCCATCGCTCTGGGGGCCGCCGTCTATTGGGATGCGATCGCCAGGAAGGCGACGCCCTTGGCGCAAGGCGGCCCGCGCGTCGGGGTCGCAATCGGCGCCGCGCCTCCCGAGGCCGAGATCGTGCGCGTGCGTCTCGACGGGTTTATTGCTTAG
- a CDS encoding manganese efflux pump yields MTSAKYPGSDGERGEEASVGSFASAIFVTITVAFGASISDATLVLLALLMSNAAHDQWTMHHVLSAVVIALANNVDNLGARLAYSVQGTKVSGAVNAWISVITLIISAAAAYFGRSIITLVGDKVASIIAMGMLSALGLWMILHARLQSWHERIHEEKTATKHAAILVKPHHADIDDSKHIDFFEGTVLGFALSINNIGGGLTAGVLGVDPLLVGVLSAAVSFTALFAGNYVADYFIQKRISDKAATIGGLALILIGVKQLF; encoded by the coding sequence TTGACCAGCGCGAAATATCCCGGCTCCGATGGGGAACGTGGCGAAGAGGCCAGCGTCGGGAGCTTTGCATCCGCAATTTTCGTCACCATCACGGTCGCCTTCGGCGCATCTATCAGCGATGCGACGCTCGTGCTCCTCGCCTTGCTGATGTCCAACGCCGCGCATGATCAGTGGACGATGCATCATGTGCTCTCGGCGGTGGTGATCGCGCTCGCCAACAATGTGGACAATCTTGGCGCAAGACTCGCCTATAGCGTTCAAGGGACGAAGGTCAGCGGCGCCGTCAACGCCTGGATTTCGGTTATCACGCTCATCATCTCGGCGGCGGCGGCCTATTTCGGCCGCTCGATCATTACGCTGGTTGGAGACAAAGTCGCATCGATCATCGCAATGGGGATGTTGAGCGCGCTTGGCTTGTGGATGATTCTTCATGCGCGCCTGCAAAGCTGGCACGAGCGAATTCACGAGGAAAAGACCGCGACGAAGCACGCCGCAATTTTGGTGAAGCCGCATCACGCGGACATCGACGATTCCAAGCACATCGACTTCTTCGAAGGCACAGTGCTGGGCTTCGCTTTGTCGATCAACAATATCGGCGGCGGCCTGACCGCAGGCGTGCTGGGCGTCGACCCGCTGCTGGTGGGCGTTTTGTCTGCGGCGGTCAGCTTTACGGCTCTTTTCGCTGGAAACTACGTCGCCGATTACTTTATTCAAAAGCGCATATCCGACAAAGCCGCGACGATCGGCGGCCTCGCCTTGATTCTGATCGGGGTGAAACAGTTGTTTTGA
- the hisI gene encoding phosphoribosyl-AMP cyclohydrolase, producing MTDDKAALEEGSAFAPRFDANGLIVCVTVEAATREILMVAYMNQLALDKTIETGVAHYWSRSRNALWRKGDTSGQVQRVVSLSVDCDQDAIQLMVEAGGDGKACHTGRKSCFYRSLSSEGGARRLIFTE from the coding sequence ATGACCGACGATAAAGCAGCGCTGGAGGAGGGGAGCGCATTCGCCCCCCGCTTCGACGCGAACGGCCTCATCGTCTGCGTGACGGTCGAGGCGGCGACGCGCGAGATCCTCATGGTCGCTTATATGAACCAGCTCGCGCTCGATAAGACGATCGAGACAGGTGTCGCGCATTACTGGTCGCGCTCGCGCAATGCGCTTTGGCGCAAGGGCGACACGTCGGGGCAGGTGCAGCGCGTGGTCTCGCTGTCCGTTGACTGCGATCAGGACGCCATTCAGTTGATGGTCGAGGCGGGCGGCGACGGCAAGGCCTGCCACACGGGCCGCAAATCGTGCTTCTATCGCAGTCTGTCGAGCGAGGGCGGCGCGCGCCGGCTGATTTTCACGGAGTGA
- the folE gene encoding GTP cyclohydrolase I FolE, which produces MDDVVKTFLVRPSFEEDRNSKVTDSTSSTKNRAAAPQSEQIALERPSREEAEAAVRTLLRWAGDNPDREGLRETPRRVVKAYEEFFRGYAESPDEVLSRVFEEVEGYNDLVLVRDIPFTSHCEHHVVPFIGKAHIAYYPTGGVVGLSKLARLVDVFAKRLQTQEAMTAQIAEAIETHLDPRGVAVLVEAEHMCMSMRGVLKQGSSTVTVQFSGVFQDDPAQQAHFYTLLRGAR; this is translated from the coding sequence ATGGACGACGTGGTTAAGACCTTTCTAGTTCGCCCCAGCTTTGAAGAAGACCGCAACAGTAAAGTGACCGATTCCACCTCCTCGACCAAGAACCGCGCCGCCGCGCCGCAATCCGAGCAGATCGCGCTCGAACGCCCCAGCCGCGAGGAGGCCGAGGCCGCCGTGCGGACCCTGTTGCGCTGGGCTGGCGACAATCCCGACCGTGAAGGTCTGCGCGAAACGCCGCGCCGCGTCGTCAAGGCCTATGAGGAGTTCTTCCGGGGCTACGCCGAGAGCCCGGATGAGGTGCTCTCCCGCGTCTTCGAGGAAGTGGAGGGCTATAACGACCTCGTGCTGGTGCGCGACATTCCCTTCACCTCGCATTGCGAGCATCATGTAGTGCCCTTCATCGGCAAGGCGCATATCGCTTATTATCCGACGGGCGGCGTCGTGGGACTTTCCAAGCTTGCTCGTCTCGTCGACGTCTTCGCCAAGCGCCTGCAGACGCAGGAGGCCATGACCGCGCAGATTGCCGAGGCCATCGAGACGCATCTCGATCCGCGCGGCGTCGCCGTGCTGGTTGAGGCCGAACATATGTGCATGTCGATGCGCGGCGTGCTGAAGCAGGGCTCCTCCACCGTCACTGTTCAGTTCTCCGGGGTCTTCCAGGACGATCCCGCGCAGCAGGCGCATTTCTACACGCTGCTGCGCGGCGCGCGCTGA
- a CDS encoding iron-sulfur cluster assembly scaffold protein yields the protein MLDKVYNARILELAGNIPRLGRLASPDATARGYSKLCGSTITVDLTLRDGKVTDYAHELKACALGQASASIMARNVIGATPEELREAREALRKMLKENGPPPTGKWADLALLEPVRDYKARHGSTMLAFDAVADAVAQAEEKTE from the coding sequence ATGCTCGACAAGGTCTACAACGCCCGCATTCTGGAACTCGCCGGAAACATCCCGCGGCTCGGCCGCCTTGCGAGTCCGGACGCCACCGCCAGAGGCTATTCCAAGCTCTGCGGCTCGACGATCACCGTCGATCTCACGCTGCGAGACGGCAAGGTGACCGATTATGCGCATGAGCTGAAAGCCTGCGCGCTCGGCCAGGCCTCCGCCTCGATCATGGCCCGCAATGTCATCGGCGCGACGCCGGAAGAATTGCGCGAGGCCCGCGAGGCCCTGCGGAAAATGCTGAAAGAAAATGGCCCGCCCCCGACCGGCAAATGGGCCGATCTCGCTCTGCTGGAGCCCGTGCGGGACTATAAGGCGCGGCATGGCTCGACCATGCTCGCTTTCGACGCCGTCGCCGATGCTGTGGCGCAGGCGGAAGAGAAGACGGAATAA
- the ruvC gene encoding crossover junction endodeoxyribonuclease RuvC: protein MLSPPIRILGIDPGLRNTGWGVIESQGSRLSFVACGRVKSDAALDMGHRLRQLHEGLMGVIADYEPDEAAVEETFVNRDPQSTLKLGQARGVALMAPALAGLVIGEYAANLVKKTVVGAGHAEKAQVQMMVRVLLPASQASSADAADALAVAICHAQHRGARALRKAIG from the coding sequence ATGCTTTCGCCTCCGATTCGCATTCTCGGCATCGACCCCGGCCTCAGAAACACCGGCTGGGGCGTGATCGAGTCGCAAGGTTCGCGGCTCTCCTTCGTCGCTTGCGGGCGCGTGAAATCGGACGCTGCGCTCGACATGGGTCATCGGCTTCGCCAGCTCCACGAGGGCCTGATGGGAGTCATCGCCGACTATGAGCCTGATGAAGCGGCGGTGGAGGAAACCTTCGTCAACCGCGACCCGCAGTCGACGCTCAAGCTGGGACAGGCGCGCGGGGTGGCGCTAATGGCGCCGGCGCTCGCCGGGCTCGTCATCGGCGAATATGCCGCCAATCTCGTGAAAAAGACCGTCGTCGGCGCCGGCCACGCCGAAAAGGCGCAAGTCCAGATGATGGTGCGCGTGCTGCTGCCGGCGAGCCAGGCCTCCTCCGCAGACGCCGCCGATGCGCTGGCGGTCGCGATATGCCACGCCCAGCACCGGGGCGCCCGCGCGCTAAGGAAAGCGATCGGATGA
- the ruvA gene encoding Holliday junction branch migration protein RuvA, whose protein sequence is MIGKLKGLIDSYGEDYVILDVNGVGYVVHCSGRTLQKLPRPGEAAALSIETQVREDAIRLFGFEAEAEREWFKLLQTVQGVGSKVALGILSILSVSELGSAIATQDKAMVARASGVGPKLAARIVAELKDKAPAFASIDPVVAKLAGADEDASSPSAVRDAISALVNLGYARPQAAAAVAASVKALGEGAETGALIRQGLKELAKA, encoded by the coding sequence ATGATCGGCAAGCTCAAGGGCCTCATCGATAGCTATGGCGAAGATTACGTTATCCTCGATGTGAATGGCGTCGGCTATGTCGTGCATTGCTCGGGCCGCACGCTGCAGAAGCTGCCGCGTCCCGGCGAGGCGGCGGCGCTCTCGATCGAGACGCAAGTGCGCGAGGATGCGATCAGGCTCTTCGGCTTCGAGGCCGAGGCCGAACGCGAATGGTTCAAGCTGTTGCAGACGGTTCAGGGCGTCGGCTCGAAAGTGGCGCTCGGGATTCTTTCAATCCTATCGGTGTCCGAGCTCGGCTCCGCCATAGCGACGCAGGACAAGGCCATGGTGGCGCGCGCCTCTGGCGTCGGGCCGAAGCTTGCCGCCCGTATCGTCGCGGAGCTGAAGGATAAGGCGCCGGCCTTCGCCTCTATCGACCCTGTAGTGGCGAAGCTCGCCGGCGCCGATGAAGACGCGAGCTCCCCCTCCGCCGTGCGCGACGCCATTTCGGCGCTGGTCAATCTCGGCTACGCCCGCCCCCAGGCCGCCGCCGCCGTCGCCGCGAGCGTAAAGGCGCTTGGCGAAGGCGCGGAGACGGGGGCGCTGATCCGTCAGGGGCTCAAGGAGCTGGCGAAGGCGTGA